The Acanthochromis polyacanthus isolate Apoly-LR-REF ecotype Palm Island chromosome 17, KAUST_Apoly_ChrSc, whole genome shotgun sequence genome has a window encoding:
- the fgf13b gene encoding fibroblast growth factor 13b isoform X1, with amino-acid sequence MSRAAAIASSLIRQKRQAREREKANACRGSGSPSNSKGANEKPSKLNVFSRVKLFGSRKKRKRRRPPEPQLKGIVTRLSSRQGFQLQMQPDGTIDGTKDEDSTYAVFNLIPVGLRVVAIQGVQTKLYLAMNNEGFLYTSEHFTPECKFKESVFENYYVTYSSMLYRQQASGRAWYLGLNKEGGIMKGNHVKKNKAAAHFIPKPLKVAMYREPSLHDLTELSRSGSGTPTKSRSASALLNGGGKSASNNDLS; translated from the exons ATGTCCCGGGCAGCGGCCATCGCCAGCTCCCTGATCCGCCAGAAGCGGCAGGCGAGGGAGCGGGAGAAGGCGAACGCGTGCCGAGGCAGCGGCAGCCCGAGCAACAGCAAAGGCGCAAACGAGAAGCCGAGCAAGCTGAACGTGTTCTCGCGCGTCAAATTGTTTGGATCGAGGAAGAAACGGAAGAGAAGGCGACCACCAG aGCCCCAGTTAAAGGGCATTGTGACCAGGCTTTCCAGTCGCCAGGGCTTCCAGCTGCAGATGCAGCCTGATGGCACAATTGATGGCACCAAGGATGAGGACAGCACCTATG CTGTGTTCAACCTGATCCCAGTGGGGCTTCGTGTGGTGGCCATCCAGGGTGTCCAGACCAAACTCTACCTGGCAATGAACAACGAAGGCTTTCTCTACACCTCT GAACACTTTACCCCGGAGTGTAAGTTCAAGGAGTCGGTGTTTGAGAACTACTACGTCACCTACTCCTCCATGCTGTATCGGCAGCAGGCCTCGGGCCGGGCCTGGTACCTGGGACTCAACAAGGAGGGAGGAATCATGAAGGGGAACCACGTCAAGAAGAACAAGGCCGCAGCACACTTCATACCGAAACCGCTCAAAG tggCCATGTACCGGGAGCCCTCCCTCCACGACCTGACAGAACTCTCACGTTCAGGCAGCGGCACGCCGACCAAAAGCCGCAGCGCTTCGGCCCTACTCAACGGCGGAGGAAAGTCGGCCAGCAACAATGACTTATCCTAG
- the fgf13b gene encoding fibroblast growth factor 13b isoform X2, with product MSGKTKGKEDKDHAAKEPQLKGIVTRLSSRQGFQLQMQPDGTIDGTKDEDSTYAVFNLIPVGLRVVAIQGVQTKLYLAMNNEGFLYTSEHFTPECKFKESVFENYYVTYSSMLYRQQASGRAWYLGLNKEGGIMKGNHVKKNKAAAHFIPKPLKVAMYREPSLHDLTELSRSGSGTPTKSRSASALLNGGGKSASNNDLS from the exons aGCCCCAGTTAAAGGGCATTGTGACCAGGCTTTCCAGTCGCCAGGGCTTCCAGCTGCAGATGCAGCCTGATGGCACAATTGATGGCACCAAGGATGAGGACAGCACCTATG CTGTGTTCAACCTGATCCCAGTGGGGCTTCGTGTGGTGGCCATCCAGGGTGTCCAGACCAAACTCTACCTGGCAATGAACAACGAAGGCTTTCTCTACACCTCT GAACACTTTACCCCGGAGTGTAAGTTCAAGGAGTCGGTGTTTGAGAACTACTACGTCACCTACTCCTCCATGCTGTATCGGCAGCAGGCCTCGGGCCGGGCCTGGTACCTGGGACTCAACAAGGAGGGAGGAATCATGAAGGGGAACCACGTCAAGAAGAACAAGGCCGCAGCACACTTCATACCGAAACCGCTCAAAG tggCCATGTACCGGGAGCCCTCCCTCCACGACCTGACAGAACTCTCACGTTCAGGCAGCGGCACGCCGACCAAAAGCCGCAGCGCTTCGGCCCTACTCAACGGCGGAGGAAAGTCGGCCAGCAACAATGACTTATCCTAG